The Rubrobacter tropicus nucleotide sequence GCAGGCCGGCGCCGTACTTGCGCGCCAGCTCCACCGCCGTCCAGCGGGTAAAGCTCTCGACCGCCGCCTTGGCCGCCGAGTAGCCGACGACGTTGGTGAGGGGTCTCTGCGCCGCCATCGAGGAGACGTTGACGATGGAGCCTCCGGGGTCGGTACCCTGCGCCATCGCCTCGCCGAAGACCTGGACCGGCAGCACGGTCCCGATCAGGTTGAGGTCAAAGACGCGTCGCAAAGCCTCCTCGGGCAGATCGAAAACCTCCATGCCGCCGGAGACCGTGGCCTCGGGAACGTTGCCGCCGGCGGCGTTCACGAGGATGTCCGGCCCGCCCCAGCGCCCGACGAGCGCGTCGCGGGCCGCCTCCAACTGCCCGCGGTCGAGGACGTCGGCGGGCAGCGCCATCGCCTCCCCGCCCGCCGCCTCTATCTCCGCGACGACCCTGGCGGCCCGTTCCTCGCGCCGTCCCAGCACGCCGACCTTCGCGCCGGCGCGGGCGAGGCCGCGGGCCATCTCGCCGCCTAAAGTACCCGTGGCGCCGGTGACGGCCGCCACCCTGCCGGAGAGGTCGAAAAGCCCGCCAAGGAACGCCTCCGTCATCGGGTGCTCCTCACTGGCTCCCCTTCGAGGTTGTAGGCGCGCCTGGCGAGGCCGTAGGCGAAGTCGTGGGCCATCTCCCCGGCGTCCTCCTCGTCTATGACGCCGGTGATGAGTTTTTCGGCCAGCCAGTCGCACGTCACGCGGCGCCAGACGTCGTGGCGGGAAGGGATGGAGGCGAAGGCTCGGGTGTCGTCGTTGAAGCCCGCGGTGTTCTGTAGGCCGGCCGTCTCGATCACGGCGTCGAGGTAACGGCGCATCCCGAGCGGGCTGTCGTAGAACCACCACGGCGCCCCAAGCAGCATCGCCGGGTAGTGCCCGGCCAGGGGCGCCAGCTCCCGCGCGTAGGCGCCCTCGTCGAGGGTGAAGACGACCAGCCGGAAGCGCGGGTTGGAGCCGAAGTCGTTGAGCAACTCCCCGAGGCCCCGCGTCCAGTCCGCCCTGACGGGGATGTCCGCGCCCGAGTCGGGCCCGAAGCGTTGGTGGACGTCCTCGTCGTGGTCGCGAAAGCTGCCGATGTGCATCTGCATCACGAGCCCGTCCTCGGTGCTCATGCGCGCCATCTCGTGGAGCATGTGCGCCGTGAAGCTCCCGGCGTCTTCTTCCGTGGCCTCGCCGCGCAGGGCCCGCGCGAAGATCTCCTCCGCCTCGTTTTTGGGAAGACGCCTCACGAGCGGGTAGAGGGCGCTGTGGTCCGTGGCGAGCGCCCCCATCTCTTTGAAGAAAGCCCTTCGGTCCTCCAACGCCCGCGCGAACGAGCCGTAGTCAGTTACTCCCACGCCCGAGGTCTCGGAGAGCCTCTCGATGTTGTCCATCCAGTCCGGGTGGGCGAGGTCCGTGACGCCGTCGGGGCGGAAGGTCGGGCGCACGGTATCGCCCCAGCCCTCTTCGCGCAGGGAGCGGTGGTGCTCCAGGGCGTCGCCCGCGGCGTCGGTCGTGCAGAGCGTCTCGACCCCGAAGCGCCGGAAGAGGGCGCGCGGGGAGAACTCGGGCCTGGAAAGCTTCTCTTCCAGTTCGTCGTATAGCCTCCGGGCGTTCCCGGCCGAGGGTTTCTCTGTCATGCCGAAGACGTTCGCGAGTTCGTCGCGGAGCCAGAGGCCCGTGGGGGTGGCGCGGAAGAGGTGGAAGTTCTCGCAGAAGCGCTGCCAGACACGTCGGTGGTCCGTCTCTACCGGCGTCCCGTCCCTGGTCGGCACGCCGAGCCCCTCCATCGGGACGCCGCGGCTGTAGAGCATGCGGTAGACGTAGTGGTCGGGGATGATGAAGAGGTCGGCCGGGGTGCCTAAAGTCGCGTCGGGGTCGGAGAGGAGTGCCGGCGGGACATGGCCGTGCGGGCAGACGAGCGGCAGGTCTTTTACCTCTGCGTAGAGTTCCCTGGCCGCGGAGCGCCGGGACGGCTCCGGGTCGAAGAGACGGTCGGGTGAGGGGGCGTGGACCGGACCTGCGGTCTCGCGCGCGGCGCCCACTATGCTTCCTTCCTGGCGTCGAGCGCGGGGTCGAGGGAGACCCGTTCCCCTTCGCTGGCGGCGCGGTAGATGCCGAGTATGATCTCGACGGCCTTGCGGGCCTCTTCGCCTGGTATGGGCGGCTCCGTGCCTTCGCGCAGCGCCGAGAAGATCGCGCGCAGTTGCCGCTCGTGGGCGGCCCCGAAGGGTTCTTCCGGCGCGTCGGGGAAGGCGGCCAGCTCCCCGGCGGAGAGGACCTCCTCCTCGCGGGCAGGACGCCAGTCGGTCAGCCGGGACCTCTCGAAAGTGGCGCCCCCTTCTGTGCCCCGGATCTCCACCTTCAGCGGGTAATCCGCGTGGGTCGAGGTGGTGCCCTGGATCGCGCCCAGCGCCCCGCTCGTGAAGCGCAGGGCCGCAGATGCTACGTCCTCGGTCTCTATGTCGTGGGTGAGCGTGTCGGCGTAGGCGCAGAGGCTCTCCACGGGACCGAGGAGCCACTGCAGGAGGTCGACGGCGTGGACGCTCTGGTTCATCAGGGCCCCGCCGCCGTCGAGGTCCCACGTGCCCCGCCAGCCGCCCTTCTCGTCGTAGTACGCCTGGTTGCGATGCCAGTGCACGAGGGCGTTGCCAAGGACGGGACGCCCGAAGAGCCCCGCGTCGAGGGCCCGTTTCAGGCGCAGGGCCTCGCGGTTGAAGCGGTACTGGAAGATCACCGACAGCGTCACCCCGGCCTCGCGGGTGGCCCAGATCATGCGGTCCAACCCTTCGAGCGTTACCGCCATGGGCTTCTCCGTGATGACGTGCTTTCCCGCTTCGGCCGCGGCCACGGCGGCATCGGGGTGCATCCCGGAAGGCGTACACAGCACCACCACGTCCACGTCGTCTCTGCCGAGCAGGGCCCCCGCGTCGGCGTGCCACCCGGCCCCGTTCTCCCCGGCGAGCGTCCGCCCCGCCTCCTCCCGCGGCTCGGCGACCGCCACCAGGCGGGCCTCCTCTATCTCGCCTATTGCCCTGGCGTGTACCGCCCCTATGGTCCCCGCCCCGACGATGCCTACCCCAAACTCCGCCACGCTTCTCCTCTCCGTCTATCGGTCGGTCTACGCTCCCGCGTCCGCCACCGGCCAGCTCAGATCCTCCCCGCGCCGGCCCTCTCCAGGAACGTCCGGACGAAGCCCAGGTTGTGCCTCAGGGCCTCGCGGCTCGGGCGGGCGTCGCTGAAGTCCTCGATCACGAGCCACCCGTCGTAGCCGACGCCCTCCAGGGCCTCGAAGACCCCACCGAAGTCCACCACCCCGTCCTCCAGCGGCGACCAGCGGGGCCTCCACACGCCGCCCCCCTCTGGCCGCTCGAATGCGGCGTTCTTGATGTGGACGTGCGCCAGGTACGGGCCCAGAAGCTCAGCGCCGATGCGGTAGTCCTCGAAGCCCTCCTGGGCCATGTTGCCCGGGTCGAAGATGACGCCAACGAGGTCGGGATCGAAGGCAGAGACCAGCCTGTGGGCGAGCGAGGCGCTCGGGCAGATGGTCTTGTGGTGGATCTCCACGAGCGCCTTGACCCCGTGCGACCCGGCCAGGTCTTCGACCCCCCTCAGGAACTCCTTAGCCACAGAGAACAGTTCTTCGTAAGAAGATCCATCCGGGGCCCCGACGCCCACCCGCACCTGCGGGGCGCCCGCGGTCCGGGCGAAGCGCATCGCCTCCTCCGCGGCTTCGATGTCGCCCACGGCGACGTAGGTGCCGATCCCTGGCACCTCGAGGCCGGCCTCCTCCGACACGCGGCGCGCCCTGCTGGCCTCCTCCTCCGTGGGCGCCAGGGTGCAGAGGTTGTTGCCCCAGAACGAGGGCTCTTCGTATCGGACCTCGTCCGGGACGCGGGTGACGCGCCACTCCACGCCGTCGTAGCCGGCGTCCTTTATCTCGCGCGCGGCCTCCTCGGGCGTCAGGTCCGGCAGACCCACCGTAAAGACTCCTACCTTCATGAACCTCCTCTTCGGCTCTCCGATCTACAGCTCTTCGGGCCCCGCCTCGTCAGGCCATCAGGGCCTCCCTCTCCCTGGTCACCTCGTGCTGCAGGGGATCCCCGCCCACGTACCGGCGCAACTCGTCCACCACGAGGCGGCCCATGCGCCTGCGCTCGGCGCCCTGGGAGCCGGCGATGTGCGGCGTGAGCACGACGTTGGGCAGGTCGTAGAGGGGGGAGCCGGGCTCAGGCGGCTCGGGATGCGTCACGTCGAGGACCGCCTGGAGGTCGGGCCTCTCCGCGAGCACGGAGACCATCTCGGCCTCCCGCACGACGGCCCCGCGCGAGGTGTTGATAAACGTGGCGTCCGGTTTCATGGAGGCGAGGTGGGCGCCCTCGACCATGCCCTCCGTCTCCTGCAGCCAGGGCGTGTGCAGCGAGACGACGTCCGACGTCGCGAACAGCTCTTCCAGCGGAACGAGCTCGACGCCCAGGCCGGCCGCCTCTTCTTCCGTTACGTAGGGGTCGTGGGCCACCACGCGCAGGTCGAAGGGTTCGAGGCGCTTACGCAGCAGGCGTCCGGTGGCGCCGAGGGAGACGATCCCGACCGTGCTCCCGTAGGCGCCTGGTATCCCCACGCGCGGCGGGAAACCCCGCTCCCGCCTGACGGCGGCGGCGAGGTGCCAGACGCGCTTCAGGGAGAACAGGACGGCAGCCAGGGCATATTCCGCGACCGGAGCGGCGTTGGCCGCGTAGGCGCTGACCACGCGGACATTCCTCTCCCAGAGCTCATCCGTGACGAAGTGGCGGACGGACCCGGCCCCGTAGAAGACGGCTTCGAGACCTGGGGCCGCCTTCAGGAAAGCCGCATCCATGACCGGGGCTCCCCAGCCGGAGAGGATCACCTCCGCCCCGGCCAGTAACCCCGGGTCCTCCGCGACGGACTCGGCGGTCTGCGGCGGGGCATAGACGTCCACCATCTCCTCGATGTCCGCCCTCTCGGGCCCGCCGTAGACCCCGGCGAAGGCGTCTGGCCTGAGAACGTACAGGGCGCGGGGCTTCACGCAGAACCTCCCGCGGGCACCTCGCCGAGCACGTGCTCCAGGTAGCGACGCTTCATAGTTTCGAGGACCTCTTCGCCGGGCTTCGCCCAGATCGCCTCGTTGAAGATCTCGACCTCCACGGGGCCTTCGTAGCCCGCGTCTTCGACCGCCTCGCGCATCCGGCGAAGCCCGATCACGCCGTCGCCCATCATGCCGCGGGAGAGAAGCGGGTCCCCGCCTCCCCTGGGCCAGTCGTCCACGTGAAACCCGAGAATGCTTCCGGACGCCCGCCCTATTTCGGTGTAGAGATCCGCGTCCCACCACACGTGGTAGGCGTCAATGACGACCCCGACCCGTGGCGAGCCGACCCGTCTGACTATGCCGTTCGCCTCGCCCAGGGTGCAGACGACGGAGCGGTCGGCGGCGAAGGCGGGATGCAGAGGCTCTATCCCCAGGTTGATCCCCGCCTCGTCGGCGTAAGGCGCCAGGGTTTCTATGGCCTCTTCTACCTCGTCCCTGGCTGCCCTGAGGTCCCTGCCTGGGGCCGCGCCGCAGACCAGCACGAGCACGTCCGTGCCGAGGGTGGCGGCCTCGTCCACCGCGCGGCGGTTGTCGTCGAGGCGGTCTAATCGCTCCCGCTTCGTGGTGGCCGGGAACATGCCGCCGCGGCAGAGGCTCGAGACCTTCAGGCCCGTCTCCCGCACGATGCTGGCGCTCTCTTCCAGGCCCGTTTCGGCCACCTTGTCGCGCCACAGTCCGATCCAGGGTATCCCGGCCCGCGCGCAGCCCTCGGCCGCCTCGCGCACGCCCCACCGTTTCGTCGTTGCCTGGTTGAGGCTGAGCCGTGAGAGGCCTGTCATCAGGAGACGCCAGCCAGCGCCAGCACGGGCCGCATCCTTCCGGCGGACTGCTCGGGGTCGGCCAACAGCCCGGCCCGGTCGGCCAGCACGAAAATCTCGGAGAGGTGGATGATGGATCTCGCCCCTTCGAGCCCCCCGACCATGCGGAAGTGGTCCTGGTGGCCGTTCAGGTAAGCGAGGAAGACGACGCCTGTCTTGTAGAAGCGGGTTGGCGACCGGAAGACGTGGCGGGCAAGGGGGACGGTGGGGGAGAGTACCTCCCCGTAGCGTTCTTCGTCGCCCTCGTCCAGGGCGCGCAGGGCGAGGGACGCGGCGGGTGCTATGGCGTCGAAGACGCCGAGCAGGGCGTCGGAGTAGCCCTCCTCGTCGCCAAGGATGAGGCCGGGGTAGTCGAAGTCGTCGCCGGAGTACATTCTCACGCCCTCGGGCAGCCGGCGGCGCATAGCGACCTCGCGCTCGGCGTCGAGCAGGGAGACTTTTATGCCCTCGATCTTGGGCGCGTGCTCCCCGATGATGCCGAGGCACGACTCCATCGCGAGGTCGAGGTCGTCGTGGCCCCAGTAACCCTTCAAGGCGGGGTCGAAAGCTTCCCCGAGCCAGTGCAGGACTACGGGTTCCGAGACCGCCGAGAGCACGTTCCCGTAGACCCTGGCGTAGTCTTCGGGGCCGCGGGCGGCGGCGGCCAGCGCCCGGCTCGCCATCAGGATGACGCGCCCGCCCGCGCTCTCGACGGAGGCGCACTGTTCCTCATAAGCCCTTTCTACGTCCACGAGGGAGCTTGCCTGGTTCTGATCTAGGTGGTCCGTGCCGGCGCCGCAGGCTATGCGGTCTTTGGCGCCCTCCGCGCGGGCCTCGGCGACGGAGCGCCGTATCAACTCCCCCGACGTCTCCCAGTCGAGGCCCATCCCCCTCTGGGCCGTGTCCATCGCCTCTGCCACGGAGAGGCCCAGGGACCAAAGGTGACGCCTGTAGGCGAGCGTAGCCCCCCAGTCTAGAGCTACCCTGAGCGTCGGGTCGTTGTCTGCCAAAGGGTCGGCGACGACGTGGGCCGCGGCGTAGGCGACCCGCGTCCGCGGCGGCGCGGCGGGCACGATGGGTAGCGGTTCTCCGTGGGGTATGTATGGTTTCAGCGACCCGTCGGCGCGCGGGAGCGTTAGTTCTTTAAGCACGGCCCAGCTCCCTCTCGGGCTCCCGCGACGGCCGCGCCTCGAGTTCGGGGACGTCTAGCCAGCGCCGCTCCCTCCAGGACTGCAGGCCGAGCTCGGCCAGTTGCACGCCCCTGGCGCCTTCGAGCAGGTCGTAGGGGAACGGGTCGTCGGCGACCACGTGTTTTAGGAACATCTCCCACTGGATCTTGAACGCGTTCTCCGGCTCGTCGTCCTGAGGGATATCGAACCACTGCGAGCGGTAGTCGTTCGTGTCGGGCAGGTCGGGGTTCCAGACGGCCTTCGGCGTGTTGGCCCGGTGCTGGGCCTTGCAGTCGCGCAGGCCCGCGACCGCGCTTCCCTCCGTGCCGTCGACCTGCAACTCGAAGAGTTCGTCCCGGTTGACGCGCACGCACCACGAGGAGTTGAAGTGCGCGACTATGCCCCCCTCCAGCTCGAAGGTCGCGTAGGCCGCGTCGTCGGCCGTCGCCTCGTACGGGGCGCCGGCCTCGTCCCGGCGTTCGGGGATGTGGGTCGCCCCGAGGCAGGAAAGGGCCTTGATCGGGCCGAGCAGGTTGTCCAGGACGTAGCGCCAGTGGGGGAGCATGTCCACGATGATCCCGCCCCCGTCCTCCGCGCGGTAGTTCCAGGACGGCCTCTGCGAGGGACGGCCCTCCCCCTCGAAGACCCAGTAGCCGAACTCGCCCCGCACCGAGAGGACGCGGTCGAAGAAGCCCTCGTCGACGAGACGCCTCAGCTTGAGCAGGCCAGGCAAAAAGAGCTTGTCCTGGACTACGCCGTGCTTGACGCCCCGCTCGCGGGCCAGGCTGGCGAGGTCCAGGGCTTCATCCAGGCTCGTTGCGGTCGGCTTCTCGCAGTAGACGTGCTTGCCCGCTTCTATGGCCTGGCGAACGGCCTCCACCCTGCGGGTCGTTGTCTGGGAGTCGAAGTAGATCTCCGTATCGGGATCTGCCAGGCACCCCTCGAGGTCCGTGCTCCAGCGCCCGACTCCGTGCGCCTCGGCCAGGGTGCGCAGCTTCTTCTCGTTGCGCCCGACGAGGATCGGATCGGGCATAAGCGTCTCGCCGCCGGGCAGCGCGACCCCGCCCTGCTTCCTGATGGCGACGATGGAGCGCGCGAGGTGCTGGCGGGTTCCCATCCTCCCCGTGACGCCGTTCATTATGATGCCGATCCTGCGTCCCGAAGGCGACGCCACGGCTACGCCTCCAGCTCCACGCCGGCCTCTTTGCAGAGGACCCGGATCTCGGCGAGCGACTCCCGGGTGGCGCCTTCGAGGCCGCCCCGGGCAGTCTCGTAGTGGGTTTCGAGGGAGAGCAGGCCGGCGTACCCGTCATCGGCGAGGGCGCGAAGCTGGCCAACGTAATCTATTACGCCCGAGCCCATCTTCGTCCAGTCGCCTCTCTCGTCCAC carries:
- a CDS encoding SDR family oxidoreductase, producing the protein MTEAFLGGLFDLSGRVAAVTGATGTLGGEMARGLARAGAKVGVLGRREERAARVVAEIEAAGGEAMALPADVLDRGQLEAARDALVGRWGGPDILVNAAGGNVPEATVSGGMEVFDLPEEALRRVFDLNLIGTVLPVQVFGEAMAQGTDPGGSIVNVSSMAAQRPLTNVVGYSAAKAAVESFTRWTAVELARKYGAGLRVNALAPGFFLGEQNRAMLVDESGGLTERGRQIVDHTPAGRFGEPDELVGALIFLCSPAARFVTGVVVPVDGGFGAFSGV
- a CDS encoding sugar phosphate isomerase/epimerase family protein, with protein sequence MKVGVFTVGLPDLTPEEAAREIKDAGYDGVEWRVTRVPDEVRYEEPSFWGNNLCTLAPTEEEASRARRVSEEAGLEVPGIGTYVAVGDIEAAEEAMRFARTAGAPQVRVGVGAPDGSSYEELFSVAKEFLRGVEDLAGSHGVKALVEIHHKTICPSASLAHRLVSAFDPDLVGVIFDPGNMAQEGFEDYRIGAELLGPYLAHVHIKNAAFERPEGGGVWRPRWSPLEDGVVDFGGVFEALEGVGYDGWLVIEDFSDARPSREALRHNLGFVRTFLERAGAGRI
- the uxaC gene encoding glucuronate isomerase, with translation MGAARETAGPVHAPSPDRLFDPEPSRRSAARELYAEVKDLPLVCPHGHVPPALLSDPDATLGTPADLFIIPDHYVYRMLYSRGVPMEGLGVPTRDGTPVETDHRRVWQRFCENFHLFRATPTGLWLRDELANVFGMTEKPSAGNARRLYDELEEKLSRPEFSPRALFRRFGVETLCTTDAAGDALEHHRSLREEGWGDTVRPTFRPDGVTDLAHPDWMDNIERLSETSGVGVTDYGSFARALEDRRAFFKEMGALATDHSALYPLVRRLPKNEAEEIFARALRGEATEEDAGSFTAHMLHEMARMSTEDGLVMQMHIGSFRDHDEDVHQRFGPDSGADIPVRADWTRGLGELLNDFGSNPRFRLVVFTLDEGAYARELAPLAGHYPAMLLGAPWWFYDSPLGMRRYLDAVIETAGLQNTAGFNDDTRAFASIPSRHDVWRRVTCDWLAEKLITGVIDEEDAGEMAHDFAYGLARRAYNLEGEPVRSTR
- a CDS encoding sugar phosphate isomerase/epimerase family protein, with translation MTGLSRLSLNQATTKRWGVREAAEGCARAGIPWIGLWRDKVAETGLEESASIVRETGLKVSSLCRGGMFPATTKRERLDRLDDNRRAVDEAATLGTDVLVLVCGAAPGRDLRAARDEVEEAIETLAPYADEAGINLGIEPLHPAFAADRSVVCTLGEANGIVRRVGSPRVGVVIDAYHVWWDADLYTEIGRASGSILGFHVDDWPRGGGDPLLSRGMMGDGVIGLRRMREAVEDAGYEGPVEVEIFNEAIWAKPGEEVLETMKRRYLEHVLGEVPAGGSA
- a CDS encoding Gfo/Idh/MocA family protein, which encodes MNGVTGRMGTRQHLARSIVAIRKQGGVALPGGETLMPDPILVGRNEKKLRTLAEAHGVGRWSTDLEGCLADPDTEIYFDSQTTTRRVEAVRQAIEAGKHVYCEKPTATSLDEALDLASLARERGVKHGVVQDKLFLPGLLKLRRLVDEGFFDRVLSVRGEFGYWVFEGEGRPSQRPSWNYRAEDGGGIIVDMLPHWRYVLDNLLGPIKALSCLGATHIPERRDEAGAPYEATADDAAYATFELEGGIVAHFNSSWCVRVNRDELFELQVDGTEGSAVAGLRDCKAQHRANTPKAVWNPDLPDTNDYRSQWFDIPQDDEPENAFKIQWEMFLKHVVADDPFPYDLLEGARGVQLAELGLQSWRERRWLDVPELEARPSREPERELGRA
- a CDS encoding dihydrodipicolinate synthase family protein — encoded protein: MLKELTLPRADGSLKPYIPHGEPLPIVPAAPPRTRVAYAAAHVVADPLADNDPTLRVALDWGATLAYRRHLWSLGLSVAEAMDTAQRGMGLDWETSGELIRRSVAEARAEGAKDRIACGAGTDHLDQNQASSLVDVERAYEEQCASVESAGGRVILMASRALAAAARGPEDYARVYGNVLSAVSEPVVLHWLGEAFDPALKGYWGHDDLDLAMESCLGIIGEHAPKIEGIKVSLLDAEREVAMRRRLPEGVRMYSGDDFDYPGLILGDEEGYSDALLGVFDAIAPAASLALRALDEGDEERYGEVLSPTVPLARHVFRSPTRFYKTGVVFLAYLNGHQDHFRMVGGLEGARSIIHLSEIFVLADRAGLLADPEQSAGRMRPVLALAGVS
- a CDS encoding Gfo/Idh/MocA family protein, which codes for MAEFGVGIVGAGTIGAVHARAIGEIEEARLVAVAEPREEAGRTLAGENGAGWHADAGALLGRDDVDVVVLCTPSGMHPDAAVAAAEAGKHVITEKPMAVTLEGLDRMIWATREAGVTLSVIFQYRFNREALRLKRALDAGLFGRPVLGNALVHWHRNQAYYDEKGGWRGTWDLDGGGALMNQSVHAVDLLQWLLGPVESLCAYADTLTHDIETEDVASAALRFTSGALGAIQGTTSTHADYPLKVEIRGTEGGATFERSRLTDWRPAREEEVLSAGELAAFPDAPEEPFGAAHERQLRAIFSALREGTEPPIPGEEARKAVEIILGIYRAASEGERVSLDPALDARKEA
- a CDS encoding hydroxyacid dehydrogenase, encoding MKPRALYVLRPDAFAGVYGGPERADIEEMVDVYAPPQTAESVAEDPGLLAGAEVILSGWGAPVMDAAFLKAAPGLEAVFYGAGSVRHFVTDELWERNVRVVSAYAANAAPVAEYALAAVLFSLKRVWHLAAAVRRERGFPPRVGIPGAYGSTVGIVSLGATGRLLRKRLEPFDLRVVAHDPYVTEEEAAGLGVELVPLEELFATSDVVSLHTPWLQETEGMVEGAHLASMKPDATFINTSRGAVVREAEMVSVLAERPDLQAVLDVTHPEPPEPGSPLYDLPNVVLTPHIAGSQGAERRRMGRLVVDELRRYVGGDPLQHEVTREREALMA